A stretch of Coccidioides posadasii str. Silveira chromosome 2, complete sequence DNA encodes these proteins:
- a CDS encoding uncharacterized protein (EggNog:ENOG410PMUE~COG:S~BUSCO:9363at33183) — MADSANKRPRSPTGDYPPIASKMPKTSNHLQINYLARQYAENLPLVSAEDTLPSILRLIGEYDGVLQRHESIAGNLGACPLGPILVKRFERLFDSPPRVLKSNGKEGTHVTWLDVVEFAKNKPEQFNLEKTRNGVRVCQIYIKQSRVEISEEDYILIASGMPQKMIPPQPISEDEEKELGSLEILEKNLSHIIQLADQVSARARQLNHRLKNRRNAIITRRENDAVLATQGQRALSPWKDSNGATAPANGQSRPHSPTSGFVAVNSRPESHNDHIVSGSHFTFSQPNTDNVTIINGTSIKGASPSTRAELMKKFFTTSERRLYPDEDLVNATSGRQSSRSSRPRASDPGEYMGPYAPVAIPNTPSSLLPQTKSTNHYERDDGGPYKGEMVSRMETLQRGERVLPPCDRCRRLHMDCLKNLTACMGCTKKHAKCSWKEVRLEELRDLYPRKSQEIAQSTTSDRTEIVERTSSFNPVNSEGPNPTTRPASEPQQPSRSSPPQRSQSENMVSSAGDARRQEPRSADGHGTNGNRVEAEDPDAPDPLAQAIMDTVTHHQARTAAAERERREAEAQHAMAK, encoded by the exons ATGGCGGACTCCGCGAATAAGCGCCCTCGATCTCCCACCGGTGACTACCCTCCGATAGCTTCCAAGATGCCGAAGACATCGAATCACCTTCAGATCAACTACCTCGCGCGCCAGTACGCGGAAAATCTCCCCCTGGTCTCTGCCGAAGACACCCTTCCGTCCATCCTTCGGCTCATCGGCGAATACGACGGCGTGCTTCAGCGCCACGAGAGCATCGCCGGAAATCTAGGTGCATGTCCTCTCGGCCCCATCCTCGTGAAGCGATTCGAGCGCCTCTTCGACAGCCCCCCTCGTGTGCTGAAATCTAATGGAAAAGAAGGCACTCATGTGACCTGGCTGGATGTCGTCGAGTTCGCGAAGAATAAACCCGAGCAGTTCAATTTGGAAAAGACCAGGAATGGCGTCCGAGTCTGTCAGATCTATATCAAGCAGAGTCGCGTGGAGATCTCCGAAGAAGACTATATTTTGATTGCTTCCGGCATGCCACAAAAGATGATTCCGCCACAGCCCATCAGCGAAGACGAGGAGAAGGAGTTAGGGTCTTTGGAGATCTTGGAAAAGAACTTGTCCCATATCATTCAGTTGGCAGACCAAG TGTCCGCTCGCGCGAGACAGTTGAACCATCGTCTTAAGAATCGGAGAAATGCTATTATTACGCGACGAGAGAACGACGCTGTTTTAGCAACCCAGGGCCAACGCGCGCTCAGTCCCTGGAAAGATTCCAACGGTGCCACAGCTCCCGCGAATGGTCAATCGCGTCCACATTCACCAACCTCGGGTTTTGTGGCTGTAAATTCGCGTCCGGAATCCCACAATGACCATATCGTGTCGGGCAGCCACTTCACGTTTTCACAACCAAATACGGATAATGTAACCATAATCAATGGCACCTCGATCAAAGGAGCCTCACCTAGCACGAGAGCGGAGCTGATGAAGAAGTTCTTTACCACATCAGAGCGCAGACTTTATCCCGACGAAGACCTAGTGAACGCAACTTCCGGTCGCCAAAGCTCAAGATCATCACGGCCTCGTGCATCTGATCCTGGAGAATACATGGGACCATACGCACCGGTAGCCATTCCTAACACTCCATCATCGCTTCTGCCGCAGACGAAGTCCACTAACCACTACGAACGAGACGATGGCGGACCGTACAAAGGCGAAATGGTGAGCAGAATGGAGACACTACAGCGGGGTGAACGTGTGCTTCCACCGTGTGATCGCTGTCGCCGATTGCACATGGACTGCCTAAAGAATTTGACTGCTTGTATGGGATGTACAAAGAAGCACGCCAAGTGCTCCTGGAAAGAGGTTAGATTAGAGGAGCTTCGCGACCTATATCCTCGTAAAAGCCAGGAAATTGCTCAAAGCACCACCTCGGACAGGACTGAGATCGTGGAACGCACGAGTTCGTTTAACCCTGTGAATTCCGAAGGACCAAACCCTACTACCCGACCAGCGTCGGAGCCGCAACAACCCTCGAGGTCCTCGCCTCCCCAAAGATCGCAGAGTGAAAACATGGTTTCAAGTGCTGGTGATGCCAGACGACAGGAGCCTCGGTCGGCTGATGGTCATGGCACCAATGGCAACCGCGTGGAGGCTGAGGACCCGGACGCTCCGGATCCCCTCGCTCAAGCGATCATGGACACAGTAACGCACCACCAGGCCCGTACCGCTGCTGCAGAACGCGAACGAAGAGAAGCTGAAGCCCAGCATGCGATGGCGAAGTAA
- a CDS encoding uncharacterized protein (EggNog:ENOG410PHTK~COG:E) — protein sequence MSAENSPTYTNPHARTYKIPPSRSPNSSHIHKFHQSLPSYSPSPLIPLPDVAKSLGIKAVFIKDESSRFDLPSFKILGASWGTFRAVTDHLDLPLDEARLDNLANDAQAKGIRLFAATDGNHGRAVARMAKLLGISAEIYIPGCLDEYTRDLIASEKGCNVTAIEGDYDTAVRAADQQAKLCSNGILVQDTSFENYERIPRWIVEGYSTMLDEIDSQVRNRSLAPTLLITPVGVGSLAHAVVSHCKSVEPPVSVLTVEPDTAACLHASLVAGKLTPFQTTGTIMNGLDCGTVSLTAWPDLHAGVDASTTVSDLEAHRAVEYLASQDIRLGPCGAAGLAALQRIAASDPGLLGLGADSVVVILGTEGMRPYPVPVSS from the coding sequence ATGTCTGCTGAAAACAGCCCCACATATACGAATCCTCACGCAAGAACCTACAAGATCCCTCCGTCCCGCTCCCCGAACTCATCTCACATCCACAAGTTCCACCAGTCACTTCCATCATATTCCCCCTCACCACTCATCCCTCTTCCCGACGTCGCCAAGTCCCTAGGGATCAAGGCCGTGTTTATCAAAGATGAAAGCAGCCGATTTGACCTGCCTTCATTTAAAATCTTGGGCGCCTCCTGGGGAACCTTTCGAGCTGTGACGGATCATTTAGACCTCCCACTAGATGAGGCCCGGTTAGACAATCTTGCCAATGATGCTCAAGCCAAAGGGATCAGGCTCTTCGCGGCAACGGACGGCAATCATGGGCGAGCCGTGGCGAGAATGGCGAAGCTATTAGGCATCAGTGCGGAGATATACATTCCCGGGTGCCTCGACGAATATACCAGGGACTTGATCGCCAGCGAGAAAGGGTGCAACGTGACCGCCATAGAGGGCGACTACGACACCGCTGTTCGCGCGGCAGACCAGCAGGCCAAGTTGTGTTCCAATGGAATCTTGGTTCAAGACACTTCGTTTGAAAACTACGAGAGAATCCCCCGCTGGATCGTCGAGGGATACTCTACCATGCTCGACGAAATCGATTCCCAAGTCAGGAACCGCTCTCTGGCACCTACACTCCTCATCACCCCCGTTGGAGTGGGCTCACTCGCCCACGCTGTCGTCTCCCACTGCAAATCAGTAGAACCACCCGTGTCTGTTCTCACCGTCGAGCCGGACACCGCCGCATGTCTACACGCCAGCCTCGTCGCAGGCAAACTTACCCCGTTCCAGACCACAGGGACCATCATGAATGGGCTCGATTGCGGAACCGTCTCGCTAACAGCTTGGCCCGATCTCCACGCCGGAGTCGATGCCAGCACCACCGTGTCTGATCTCGAGGCGCACCGAGCTGTGGAGTATCTGGCATCTCAGGATATCCGGCTGGGCCCGTGCGGCGCGGCGGGACTAGCGGCGCTTCAGCGGATTGCGGCTTCGGATCCTGGTTTGCTTGGTTTAGGGGCAGATTCTGTTGTGGTTATATTGGGGACCGAAGGGATGAGACCGTATCCGGTTCCTGTTTCTAGTTGA
- a CDS encoding uncharacterized protein (EggNog:ENOG410PFEK~COG:Q~BUSCO:12427at33183) — MDPSKVTIAPLKDLTIENITDNTILINSQCPDARMKYVMERLVTHLHDFARETRLSTQEWMAGLLFLTEVGKICSDVRQEFILLSDVLGLSLLIDAIDHPKPAGSTEGTVLGPFHTHDAEHLDSGSKLSHDPEGDPLVVVCNVKDTNGKPVEGVKVDIWETDSTGHYDVQHANRTQPDGRGVLHSDAQGNFWFKAIKPVPYPIPHDGPVGKLLMMLKRHPYRPAHMHFMFEKPGYDHLISSLFLRGDPFESSDAVFGVKSSLVVDTTTITDPAMAAKYGVPVGTSLLVHNFVLVSDKETKDLRDRNSTEALAKLGRKVKIVNGLPVPDLD; from the exons ATGGATCCCTCAAAGGTCACCATCGCTCCGTTGAAGGATCTCACCATTGAGAACATCACTGATAACACCATCCTGATCAATTCGCAATGTCCCGATGCTCGTATGAAGTACGTCATGGAAAGACTAGTCACGCATTTACACGACTTCGCCCGTGAGACAAGACTCAGCACCCAGGAGTGGATGGCCGGGTTGTTGTTCTTGACGGAGGTTGGCAAGATTTGCTCTGACGTCCGACAG GAATTCATCCTTCTCTCCGACGTTCTTGGCCTCTCCCTCCTCATCGACGCAATTGATCACCCCAAACCAGCCGGTTCCACTGAAGGAACCGTGCTCGGCCCCTTCCACACCCACGACGCCGAACACCTCGACTCCGGCTCCAAACTCTCACACGATCCCGAAGGCGACCCGCTCGTTGTCGTCTGCAACGTCAAGGACACCAATGGCAAGCCTGTCGAGGGTGTCAAGGTTGACATCTGGGAGACCGATTCCACAGGCCACTACGACGTGCAGCATGCCAACCGCACCCAGCCCGATGGACGAGGAGTCTTGCACAGCGATGCACAGGGTAACTTCTGGTTCAAGGCCATCAAGCCCGTTCCATATCCCATCCCTCACGACGGTCCCGTGGGCAAACTGTTGATGATGTTGAAACGCCACCCATATCGTCCTGCTCATATGCACTTCATGTTCGAAAAGCCAGGATATGACCATCTGATCTC CTCCCTCTTCCTCCGTGGTGACCCCTTCGAAAGCTCTGATGCCGTCTTTGGCGTTAAGTCCTCCCTTGTCGTCgacaccaccaccatcaccGACCCCGCAATGGCTGCTAAGTATGGTGTCCCAGTCGGCACCTCTTTGCTCGTCCACAACTTCGTCCTTGTATCCGATAAGGAGACAAAGGACCTGAGAGATAGAAATTCCACGGAGGCATTGGCCAAGCTGGGCCGCAAAGTGAAGATTGTGAACGGATTGCCAGTTCCTGATTTGGATTAA
- a CDS encoding uncharacterized protein (EggNog:ENOG41KOG0449~COG:C~TransMembrane:3 (i85-104o116-141i162-184o)), producing MTLRILSPSPLRFSRLAAGQAARIPRTIVVPNQRRFESTKGNPEVRTPQDGQRILAAQRLNRPVSPHLSIYKFQITSVVSSLERLTGMMLSGGLYLFGTAYVVSPYLGWDLSSASLAAAFGALPFATKAAAKFSIAWPFLFHCLNGTKYMVWSWGKLLNNKAVIQAGLVTVGTATAGAAALALFV from the exons ATGACTTTACGAATAT TATCACCTTCGCCTCTGCGATTCTCTCGGCTCGCTGCCGGGCAGGCGGCCAGGATTCCAAGGACCATTGTCGTCCCAAATCAGCGCCG ATTCGAATCCACCAAAGGGAACCCGGAGGTGAGAACACCTCAAGATGGCCAGAGAATCCTCGCCGCCCAGCGACTGAACCGTCCCGTCTCTCCCCATCTCAGTATCTACAAATTTCAGATAACCTCCGTCGTATCTTCCCTTGAACGTCTCACAGGAATGATGCTTTCCGGGGGGCTCTACCTCTTCGGCACGGCATACGTTGTCTCCCCGTACCTGGGCTGGGATCTGTCATCTGCCTCTCTTGCTGCAGCATTTGGCGCATTGCCTTTTGCTACCAAAGCGGCAGCCAAGTTTAGCATTGCATGGCCGTTTTTGTTTCATTGCTTGAATGGAACAAAGTATATGGTTTGGTCATGGGGAAAGCTGTTGAACAACAAGGCGGTTATTCAGGCAGGATTGGTGACCGTGGGGACTGCCACAGCCGGAGCAGCTGCCCTAGCGTTGTTTGTATAG
- the LSM7 gene encoding Sm-like protein lsm7 (EggNog:ENOG410PRH8~COG:A~BUSCO:16441at33183), with protein MSERGSFRGGFSRSGGRGGGGRGGRGGRGGGAAGGGAGYQQQQQQQGQQQEKPKKENILDLTKYMDKEVHVKFSGGREVTGTLKGYDQLMNLVLDEVKETMRDDEGNETTRSLGLIVARGTLLVLISPADGSEEIANPFVQQEE; from the exons ATGTCTGAACGGGGCTCCTTTCGCGGAGGCTTCTCTCGCTCTGGCGGCCGGGGCGGCGGAGGGCGCGGCGGGCGAGGTGGAAGAGGTGGCGGTGCAGCTGGTGGCGGTGCAGGCtaccagcagcaacaacagcagcaagGCCAGCAGCAGGAGAAACCGAAGAAAGAGAACATCCTGGACTTGACCAAGTATATGGACAAGGAGGTCCATGTGAAGTTCAGCGGTGGAAGAGAAG TTACTGGCACCCTTAAAGGGTACGACCAACTCATGAATCTCGTCCTCGACGAAGTAAAGGAAACCATGCGTG ATGACGAGGGCAACGAGACAACCCGCTCTCTAGGCCTGATTGTTGCACGTGGAACGCTGCTAGTCCTAATCTCCCCTGCTGATGGAAGTGAAGAGATAGCCAATCCTTTTGTACAGCAAGAGGAATGA
- a CDS encoding uncharacterized protein (EggNog:ENOG410PIKE~COG:U~BUSCO:837at33183), protein MGADGDINGPRKRRRLSPPETGPYVLRQLVDNVPVSTEQGDEGAHITCVEYWNGNLYVGTSLGEVLHFVSLPADAADSGTAEPTFILASRLPIAATTTSSNSHTPTDVQQIIVVPRANKACILCNGVVTFYSLPELSPAYGTARVGNCTWIGALDLNESANEEEAGDPVIMIARQNNLMLVRMGDEPRRVRSIEFPGCLAGARRDNIACVADGHSYSLLDVERRQKIPLSTICSSEEPADYRVEDIPHRDGTPTPVSLAPSNGNMLPNESRIHARSSSLNTLIGGTDDRVRRAQAAILERSLSRTPEPSNGVSRIYSPESSHSNHTHQPSESSRNGSGVQPATQKPLPLPPPSPSTSESSMFKPHVLSPTPTEFLFITGTEASGVGVGMFVNLDGEGTRGTIEFQRYPECIVLDNHNENTESIANNDTEEGYVLAVVSVENDGEVSKHIEAQRWDVDPGGDDRHKSSLSIPLDSFLSLRVGIRKTVSSNQLSFCEVGEIMQMVRLKSSFLRSPPRTPLESADPRTEASIQQLQKEKELFESQEIEQSSGLDFRQGWEAQRNQEEAKIAVNLGYVHSDILLWGGNCIWRVVRNPLALQLENSLRLAQPETSSDHQKGDLKAIIKLLDEIDTLVPKTENEFLGLNYVKQKASLVLFAKLISADKDAQMGDMIKLTETALVHGGLDPRIVLLVIPLLREEVLQGPQGIWINRGLAMVVEPLVNPSGDDLTNHVSSSMNVHLFEMLVRYLLSWQKKRGYGSVTDESYVFDSVDAALLHLLLEIDGGEFLSTDIPTSSFVRTELNKLVDNWKGDFNRAIELLERYRRLFVLSRLYQSRKMSKHVLMTWKRIIEGEMDVGGELTVPAAEMQVRKYLVKIRDNQVVEEYGCWLAARNPSLGIKVFADDTSRVKLDPGQVVFMLKAKAPGAVQVYLEHLVFVKNYSQYVDDLIGYYLDTVLTVLETSVQARASLAESYSTYRALRPPKPSYLGFISENAPPEHWWQSRLRLLQLLGGESRSQFTSTPRPHDLAYSIPTVLARIKPFQNELVSESIILGSRQGRHHEALHLLTHGLGDYDTAIRYCLFGGFASSYPTSSTMSGTTVPPHRKDLFYHLLKEFLQITDPSDRIERTSDLLTRFAPLYDVGEVLSLVPDSWSVDILSGFLVRVLRGLVAEKREVKVQRALSAGLNLRVGVEVLETSEDVGGGWVEDEDSVRALREEKKKVDTGKGKSKVIVDESEELIGR, encoded by the exons ATGGGCGCAGATGGCGACATTAATGGGCCCAGAAAACGTCGGCGGCTGAGTCCGCCTGAGACTGGCCCCTATGTTCTCAGACAGCTTGTCGATAACGTCCCGGTATCGACAGAGCAAGGCGATGAGGGCGCTCACATCACATGTGTAGAGTACTGGA ATGGTAATCTTTACGTTGGCACCTCTCTGGGAGAAGTTCTACACTTCGTTTCCCTTCCGGCCGACGCCGCAGACAGTGGGACGGCTGAGCCAACGTTCATACTAGCATCCAGATTACCAATTGCTGCAACTACAACCAGTTCAAATTCGCATACGCCTACGGACGTTCAGCAGATTATAGTCGTCCCGCGCGCAAATAAAGCGTGCATTTTGTGCAATGGAGTCGTCACATTCTACTCTCTTCCTGAGCTCAGTCCGGCTTACGGAACTGCGAGGGTGGGGAATTGCACATGGATCGGAGCACTCGACCTTAATGAATCAGCCAACGAGGAAGAAGCGGGAGATCCTGTCATTATGATAGCGAGGCAGAATAACCTAATGCTGGTCAGGATGGGAGATGAGCCGCGACGAGTGAGGAGCATAGAGTTTCCCGGTTGTCTTGCTGGTGCCCGTCGAGATAATATTGCATGTGTCGCAGACGGCCATTCTTATTCCCTCCTTGACGTGGAGAGGCGCCAAAAGATACCTCTTTCCACGATATGTTCCTCGGAGGAACCGGCTGACTATCGGGTGGAGGATATCCCCCATAGGGACGGAACGCCGACGCCCGTTTCTTTGGCACCCTCTAATGGAAATATGTTACCAAATGAGAGCCGAATACATGCCAGGAGCTCAAGTCTCAACACTCTTATTGGTGGTACAGATGATCGTGTCCGCCGTGCCCAAGCCGCGATCCTGGAGCGTTCTCTGTCGAGGACTCCCGAACCAAGCAATGGAGTTTCAAGGATATATTCTCCAGAAAGTTCGCATTCTAACCATACACATCAGCCTTCTGAGTCTTCCCGCAATGGCTCCGGAGTACAACCTGCGACCCAAAAGCCACTACCACTACCACCACCGTCACCATCAACCTCGGAAAGTTCCATGTTCAAACCTCATGTTTTATCTCCAACCCCTACGGAGTTCTTGTTTATTACTGGCACCGAAGCGTCCGGTGTCGGGGTGGGTATGTTTGTGAACCTTGATGGTGAAGGAACAAGGGGCACAATAGAATTCCAAAGGTACCCGGAGTGTATTGTGCTTGATAATCATAATGAAAATACCGAGTCTATTGCCAACAACGATACCGAAGAGGGATACGTCCTTGCTGTGGTTAGCGTTGAAAATGATGGAGAGGTCTCAAAACATATCGAGGCGCAGAGGTGGGATGTTGATCCAGGGGGGGATGACAGACATAAGTCGTCGTTATCGATCCCGTTGGACAGCTTCCTGTCTCTCCGTGTTGGAATCCGCAAAACAGTCAGCTCAAACCAATTGAGTTTTTGCGAAGTCGGAGAAATAATGCAGATGGTGCGATTAAAATCGTCATTTTTGCGCTCGCCTCCTCGCACTCCACTCGAGAGTGCTGACCCGAGGACTGAAGCGTCCATCCAACAAttacaaaaagaaaaggagttGTTTGAATCACAGGAAATAGAGCAATCATCCGGTCTTGATTTTCGGCAAGGATGGGAGGCgcaaagaaatcaagaagagGCCAAAATTGCCGTCAATCTCGGCTATGTCCACAGCGATATCCTCCTCTGGGGTGGCAACTGCATATGGCGTGTAGTTCGAAACCCCTTAGCGCTTCAACTAGAAAATTCTCTGCGACTTGCCCAGCCAGAGACAAGCAGTGATCATCAGAAAGGAGACTTGAAAGCGATAATAAAACTGCTGGATGAAATTGATACTCTTGTGCCGAAGACGGAAAATGAATTCCTTGGTTTAAACTATGTCAAGCAGAAGGCGAGCCTGGTTCTTTTTGCAAAACTCATTTCTGCTGACAAAGATGCGCAAATGGGGGATATGATAAAGTTAACGGAGACTGCACTTGTCCATGGCGGTTTAGATCCTCGAATCGTCTTACTCGTGATCCCGTTGCTGAGAGAGGAAGTACTTCAGGGTCCTCAGGGAATCTGGATTAATCGTGGCCTCGCGATGGTCGTCGAACCGTTGGTCAATCCTTCGGGTGACGACTTGACAAATCACGTCTCTTCTAGCATGAATGTACATCTATTCGAAATGCTAGTACGATATTTGCTCTCATGGCAGAAGAAACGAGGCTATGGAAGTGTCACCGATGAAAGTTATGTCTTCGACAGCGTGGATGCGGCATTATTACACCTATTGCTAGAGATCGATGGTGGCGAGTTTCTTTCAACTGACATCCCCACTTCCTCTTTCGTGCGCACAGAACTAAACAAATTGGTCGATAACTGGAAAGGAGACTTTAATCGCGCGATTGAACTCCTAGAGAGATACCGAAGACTATTCGTGCTTAGCCGATTATATCAGAGCCGGAAAATGTCCAAACATGTGCTTATGACGTGGAAGAGGATAATTGAGGGCGAAATGGATGTCGGAGGGGAGTTAACTGTCCCAGCAGCGGAAATGCAGGTGCGAAAGTACCTTGTGAAAATTAGAGACAATCAAGTCGTCGAGGAATACGGCTGCTGGCTTGCTGCCCGGAACCCTTCTTTGGGAATAAAAGTCTTTGCGGACGATACCAGCAGGGTCAAACTTGACCCAGGGCAAGTGGTATTCATGTTGAAAGCAAAAGCGCCAGGTGCTGTGCAAGTATATTTGGAGCACCTGGTATTTGTGAAGAAT TATTCTCAATATGTCGATGATCTCATCGGATACTATCTCGACACGGTCCTGACAGTCCTTGAAACGTCTGTACAAGCACGGGCATCCCTGGCCGAGTCATACTCTACATACAGGGCCCTTCGGCCCCCCAAACCATCATATCTAGGATTCATATCAGAAAACGCGCCACCCGAGCATTGGTGGCAGTCACGCCTTCGACTCCTCCAGCTTCTTGGCGGCGAGTCCAGAAGCCAGTTTACATCAACTCCCCGTCCCCACGACCTTGCATACTCAATCCCCACTGTCCTAGCCCGCATCAAACCATTTCAGAACGAACTCGTCTCCGAAAGCATCATCCTAGGGAGTCGCCAAGGCCGCCACCACGAAGCTCTTCATTTACTCACCCATGGACTTGGAGACTACGACACTGCTATCCGATATTGCCTCTTTGGAGGATTTGCATCGTCCTACCCAACATCTTCCACCATGTCTGGAACCACGGTCCCACCACACCGAAAAGACCTTTTCTACCATCTCCTGAAGGAATTCCTTCAGATCACAGACCCATCAGATCGCATTGAACGTACCTCCGATCTGCTCACCCGCTTTGCACCTCTGTACGACGTTGGAGAGGTTCTCTCCCTTGTCCCTGATAGCTGGAGCGTGGATATCCTTTCCGGGTTCCTAGTCAGGGTGTTGAGAGGGCTTGTGGCTGAAAAGAGAGAGGTCAAGGTTCAGAGAGCGTTGAGTGCGGGATTGAACTTGAGGGTTGGTGTGGAGGTGTTGGAGACAAGTGAGGATGTTGGTGGCGGCTGGGTTGAGGACGAGGACAGTGTGAGGGCCTtgagagaggaaaagaagaaagttgATACCGGAAAGGGGAAAAGTAAGGTAATTGTGGATGAGAGTGAGGAGTTGATCGGGAGATAA